A genomic stretch from Primulina huaijiensis chloroplast, complete genome includes:
- the atpI gene encoding ATP synthase CF0 subunit IV yields MNVLSCSINTLKVLYDISGVEVGQHLYWQIGGFRVHGQVLITSWVVIAILLGSATIAVRNPQIIPTGGQNFFEYVLEFIRDVSKTQIGEEYGPWVPFIGTMFLFIFVSNWSGALLPWKIIELPQGELAAPTNDINTTVALALLTSVAYFYAGLTKKGLSYFGKYIQPTPILLPINILEDFTKPLSLSFRLFGNILADELVVVVLVSLVPSVVPIPVMFLGLFTSGIQALIFATLAAAYIGESMEGHH; encoded by the coding sequence ATGAATGTGCTATCATGTTCCATCAACACACTAAAAGTGTTATACGATATATCCGGTGTGGAAGTGGGCCAACATCTCTATTGGCAAATAGGGGGTTTCCGAGTCCATGGCCAAGTACTTATTACTTCTTGGGTTGTAATTGCTATCTTATTAGGTTCAGCTACTATAGCTGTTCGGAACCCACAAATCATTCCGACCGGGGGTCAGAATTTCTTCGAATATGTTCTTGAATTCATTCGAGATGTGAGTAAAACTCAAATTGGGGAAGAATATGGCCCTTGGGTTCCTTTTATTGGAACTATGTTTCTTTTTATTTTTGTTTCTAATTGGTCAGGAGCTCTTTTACCTTGGAAAATCATAGAATTACCTCAGGGAGAGTTAGCCGCACCCACGAATGATATAAATACTACTGTTGCTTTGGCTTTACTCACATCAGTGGCATATTTTTACGCAGGTCTTACCAAAAAGGGATTAAGTTATTTCGGAAAATATATTCAACCAACTCCAATTCTTTTACCCATTAACATCTTAGAAGATTTCACAAAGCCCTTATCACTTAGTTTTCGACTTTTCGGGAATATCTTAGCTGATGAATTAGTAGTTGTTGTTCTTGTTTCTTTAGTACCTTCAGTGGTTCCCATACCTGTCATGTTCCTTGGATTATTTACAAGTGGTATTCAAGCTCTTATTTTTGCAACTTTAGCCGCGGCTTATATAGGTGAATCCATGGAGGGCCATCATTGA
- the rps2 gene encoding ribosomal protein S2, with protein MIRRYWNITLEEMLGAGVHFGHSTKKWNPKMAPYISAKRKGIHITNLTRTARFLSEACDLVFDAASRGKQFLIVGTKNKAADSVASAAIKARCHCVNKKWLGGMLTNWSTTETRLHKFRHLRMEQKTGRLNRLPKRDAAVLKRQLSRLQTYLGGIKYMTGLPDIVIIVDQHEEYTALRECITLGIPTICLIDTNCDPDLGDISIPANDDAISSIRLILKKLVFAISEGRSSYIINS; from the coding sequence ATGATAAGAAGATATTGGAACATCACCTTGGAAGAGATGCTGGGGGCAGGAGTTCATTTTGGCCATAGTACTAAGAAATGGAATCCTAAGATGGCACCTTATATCTCTGCAAAGCGTAAAGGTATTCATATTACAAATCTTACTAGAACTGCGCGTTTTTTATCTGAAGCCTGCGATTTGGTTTTTGATGCAGCAAGTAGGGGAAAACAATTCTTAATTGTTGGTACCAAAAATAAAGCAGCTGATTCAGTAGCATCGGCTGCAATAAAGGCCCGGTGCCATTGTGTTAATAAAAAATGGCTCGGCGGTATGTTAACGAATTGGTCCACTACAGAAACGAGACTTCATAAGTTCAGGCACTTGAGAATGGAACAAAAAACGGGAAGACTCAACCGTCTTCCGAAAAGAGATGCGGCTGTGTTGAAAAGACAATTATCTCGCTTGCAAACATATCTGGGCGGGATTAAATATATGACAGGGTTACCCGATATTGTAATCATCGTTGATCAGCATGAAGAATATACGGCCCTGCGAGAGTGTATAACTTTGGGAATTCCAACAATTTGTTTAATCGATACAAATTGTGACCCCGATCTTGGCGATATTTCGATTCCAGCGAATGATGACGCTATATCTTCAATCCGCTTAATTCTTAAGAAATTAGTATTCGCAATTTCTGAAGGCCGTTCTAGCTATATAATAAATTCTTGA
- the rpoC2 gene encoding RNA polymerase beta'' subunit, which translates to MEVLMAKRANLVFHNKVIDGTAMKRLISRLIDHFGMAYTSHILDQVKTLGFQQATATSISLGIDDLLTIPSKRWLVQDAEQQSLILEKHHYFGNAHAVEKLRQSIEIWYATSEYLRQEMNPNFRMTDPFNPVHIMSFSGARGNASQVHQLVGMRGLMSDPQGQMIDLPIQSNLREGLSLTEYIISCYGARKGVVDTAVRTSDAGYLTRRLVEVVQHIAIRRTDCGTIRGISVSPHNGIMPERLFIQTLIGRVLADDIYMGTRCIATKNQDIGIGLVNRFITFRAQPIAIRTPFTCRSASWICRLCYGRSPTHGDLVELGEAVGIIAGQSIGEPGTQLTLRTFHTGGVFTGGTAEHVRAPSNGKIKFNEDFVHPTRTRHGHPAFLCSINLYVTIESKDIRHNVNIPPQSFLLVQNDQYVESEQVIAEIRAGTSTFNFKEKVRKHIYSDSDGEMHWSTDVYHAPEFTYGNVHLLPKTSHLWILLGGTCRSSLVSLSLHKDQDQMSAHSRSVKRRSTSNLSGTNDQSRQKFFTSDFFDKKEERIPDYSYLNRIRCTGCSNLIDPTILDQNSDLFSKRRRNRFIIPLQSIQERENDLMPPSDSDISIEIPINGIFRRNSILAYFDDPRYRRRSSGISKYGTLEMHSIIKKEDLIEYRGDKEFRPKYQMKVDRFFFIPEEVHILPGSSSIMVRNNSIIEVDTQITLNIRSQVGGLVRVEKKKKRIELKIFSGDIHFPGETDKISRHSGVLIPPGAGKQNSKESKKWKNWIYVQRITPSKKKSFVLVRPVVTYEITDGINLAALFPPDLLQERANVQLRVVNYILYGNGKPIRGISDTNIQFVRTCLVLNWDQDKKSSSSEAARASFVEIRANGLIRHFLRIDLVKSPISYRNDLAGSGLLSDNGSDCTNINPFSFIYSKARIQQPLNQITIHTLLNRNTGLQSLIILSSSNCFRMGPFNDVKYQNVIKESIKMTKDPLISIKNPLGPLATAFLILNVYSFYHLLTHDQILVNNYLQLDNLKQTFQVIKYYLMDENEKIYNPDPCSNIIFTLNWYFFHPHFCQTILSLGQFICENICIAKSAPHLKSGQVILVQVDSVVIRPAKAYLATPGATVHGHYGEILYEGDTLITFIYEKSRSGDITQGLPKVEQVLEVRSIDSISMNLEKRVESWNERITTILGMPWAFLIGAELTIVQSRISLVNKIQKVYRSQGVQIHNRHIEIIVRQITAKVLVSEDGLSNVFSPGELIGLLRAERMGRALEEAVCYRAVLLGITRASLNTQSFISEASFQETARVLAKAALRGRIDWLKGLKENVVLGGMIPVGTGLKGLVPPSKQHNKSPLETKKNNLFEGEMRDILFHHKKLFDSFLSKNFDDTSE; encoded by the coding sequence ATGGAGGTACTTATGGCAAAACGGGCCAATCTGGTATTTCACAATAAAGTGATAGACGGAACTGCCATGAAACGACTTATTAGTAGATTAATAGATCACTTCGGAATGGCATATACATCACACATCCTGGATCAAGTAAAGACTCTGGGTTTTCAACAAGCTACTGCTACATCCATTTCATTAGGAATTGATGATCTTTTAACAATACCCTCGAAGAGATGGTTAGTTCAAGATGCTGAACAACAAAGTTTGATTTTGGAAAAACACCATTATTTTGGGAATGCACATGCAGTAGAAAAATTACGCCAATCCATTGAAATATGGTATGCCACAAGTGAATATTTGCGACAAGAAATGAATCCTAATTTTAGGATGACTGACCCCTTTAATCCAGTCCATATAATGTCTTTTTCGGGAGCTAGAGGAAATGCATCTCAGGTACATCAATTAGTAGGTATGAGAGGATTAATGTCGGATCCTCAAGGACAAATGATTGATTTACCCATTCAAAGCAATTTACGTGAAGGGCTCTCTTTAACAGAATATATCATTTCTTGCTACGGAGCCCGTAAAGGGGTTGTGGATACTGCTGTACGAACATCCGATGCTGGATATCTCACGCGCAGGCTTGTTGAAGTAGTTCAACACATTGCTATACGTCGAACAGATTGTGGTACTATCCGTGGTATTTCTGTGAGTCCTCATAATGGGATCATGCCAGAAAGGCTTTTTATCCAAACATTAATTGGTCGTGTATTAGCCGATGATATATATATGGGCACACGGTGTATTGCTACTAAAAATCAAGACATTGGGATTGGACTTGTAAATCGATTCATAACCTTTCGAGCACAACCAATAGCTATTCGAACTCCTTTTACTTGTAGAAGTGCGTCTTGGATCTGTCGATTATGTTATGGTCGGAGTCCTACTCATGGTGACTTAGTTGAATTGGGCGAAGCTGTAGGTATTATTGCAGGCCAATCGATTGGAGAACCGGGTACTCAATTAACATTAAGAACTTTTCATACCGGCGGAGTATTCACGGGGGGTACTGCAGAACATGTGCGAGCCCCTTCTAATGGAAAAATCAAATTCAATGAGGATTTTGTTCATCCGACACGTACACGCCATGGCCATCCCGCGTTTCTATGTTCTATAAACTTGTATGTAACCATTGAGAGTAAAGATATTCGACATAATGTAAATATTCCACCCCAAAGTTTTCTTTTAGTTCAAAACGATCAATATGTAGAATCAGAACAAGTGATTGCTGAGATTCGCGCAGGAACCTCCACTTTTAATTTTAAAGAGAAGGTTCGAAAACATATTTATTCTGACTCAGATGGAGAAATGCACTGGAGTACCGATGTGTATCATGCACCCGAATTTACATATGGTAATGTTCATCTATTACCAAAAACAAGTCATTTATGGATATTATTAGGAGGGACGTGCAGATCTAGTCTAGTCTCACTTTCGCTCCACAAGGATCAAGATCAAATGAGCGCGCATTCTCGTTCTGTCAAGAGAAGATCCACTTCTAACCTCTCAGGAACGAATGATCAGTCGAGACAAAAATTCTTTACTTCAGATTTTTTTGATAAAAAAGAAGAAAGGATTCCTGATTATTCATACCTTAATCGAATTAGATGTACTGGTTGTTCTAATCTCATAGATCCAACCATTCTCGACCAGAATTCTGATTTATTCTCAAAGAGGCGAAGAAATAGATTTATCATTCCACTCCAATCGATTCAAGAACGCGAGAATGACCTAATGCCTCCTTCAGATTCAGATATCTCGATTGAAATCCCGATAAATGGCATTTTCCGTAGAAATAGTATTCTTGCTTATTTCGACGATCCGCGATACAGAAGAAGGAGTTCGGGTATTTCTAAATATGGGACTCTCGAAATGCATTCAATCATCAAAAAAGAGGATTTGATTGAGTATCGAGGAGACAAGGAATTTAGGCCCAAATATCAAATGAAAGTGGATCGGTTTTTTTTCATTCCCGAGGAGGTGCATATCTTACCCGGATCTTCTTCCATAATGGTACGGAACAATAGTATAATTGAGGTAGATACACAAATTACTTTAAATATAAGAAGCCAAGTAGGCGGGTTGGTCCGAGTAGAGAAAAAAAAAAAAAGAATTGAACTAAAAATATTTTCTGGAGATATCCATTTTCCTGGAGAGACAGATAAAATATCCCGACATAGTGGCGTTTTGATACCACCAGGAGCAGGAAAACAAAATTCTAAGGAATCCAAAAAATGGAAAAATTGGATCTATGTTCAACGAATCACACCTAGTAAGAAAAAGTCTTTTGTTTTAGTTCGGCCTGTCGTCACATATGAAATAACGGACGGTATAAATTTAGCAGCGCTTTTTCCCCCGGATCTGTTGCAGGAAAGGGCTAATGTGCAACTTCGAGTTGTCAATTATATACTTTATGGAAATGGTAAACCAATTCGAGGGATTTCTGATACCAATATTCAATTCGTTCGGACTTGTTTAGTATTGAATTGGGACCAAGACAAAAAAAGCTCTTCTAGTGAAGCAGCCCGTGCTTCCTTTGTTGAAATAAGGGCAAATGGTTTGATTCGACATTTCCTACGAATCGACTTAGTGAAATCCCCTATTTCATATAGGAATGATTTAGCAGGCTCAGGATTGCTCTCTGATAATGGATCAGATTGCACCAATATCAATCCGTTTTCTTTCATTTATTCCAAGGCAAGAATTCAACAACCCCTTAATCAAATAACTATTCATACGTTGTTGAATAGAAATACGGGATTACAATCATTGATAATTTTGTCATCATCCAATTGTTTTCGAATGGGTCCATTCAACGATGTAAAATATCAAAATGTCATAAAAGAATCAATCAAAATGACAAAAGATCCTCTAATTTCAATTAAGAATCCGCTGGGGCCTTTAGCAACAGCCTTTCTAATTTTGAATGTTTATTCATTTTACCATTTACTAACTCATGATCAGATCTTGGTAAACAACTATTTGCAACTTGACAATTTAAAACAGACTTTTCAAGTAATTAAATATTATTTAATGGATGAAAACGAGAAAATTTATAACCCCGATCCATGCAGTAACATTATTTTCACTTTGAATTGGTATTTTTTCCATCCCCATTTTTGTCAAACAATACTTAGTCTTGGTCAGTTTATTTGTGAAAATATATGTATAGCCAAAAGTGCACCACACCTAAAATCGGGTCAAGTTATACTTGTTCAAGTCGATTCTGTAGTAATACGACCCGCTAAGGCTTATTTGGCCACTCCAGGCGCAACTGTTCATGGCCATTATGGGGAAATCCTGTACGAAGGAGATACTTTAATTACATTTATATATGAAAAATCGAGATCTGGTGATATAACCCAGGGGCTTCCAAAAGTGGAACAGGTGTTAGAAGTGCGTTCGATTGATTCAATATCGATGAATCTAGAAAAGCGAGTTGAGAGTTGGAACGAACGTATAACAACAATTCTTGGAATGCCGTGGGCATTCTTGATTGGTGCTGAGCTAACTATAGTGCAAAGTCGTATCTCTTTGGTTAATAAGATCCAAAAGGTTTATCGATCCCAGGGGGTGCAGATTCATAATAGGCATATAGAAATTATTGTACGTCAAATAACAGCAAAGGTGTTGGTTTCAGAAGACGGACTGTCTAATGTTTTTTCACCCGGAGAACTAATTGGGTTGTTGCGAGCGGAACGAATGGGGCGCGCGTTGGAAGAAGCGGTTTGTTACCGAGCCGTCTTGTTGGGAATAACAAGAGCATCTCTAAATACTCAAAGTTTCATATCTGAAGCGAGTTTTCAAGAAACTGCTCGAGTTTTAGCAAAAGCCGCTCTCCGGGGTCGAATCGATTGGTTGAAAGGCCTGAAAGAGAACGTTGTTTTGGGGGGTATGATACCTGTCGGTACCGGATTGAAAGGATTAGTGCCCCCTTCAAAACAACATAACAAGAGCCCTTTGGAAACAAAAAAGAATAATCTATTCGAGGGGGAAATGAGAGATATTTTGTTTCACCACAAAAAATTATTTGATTCTTTTCTTTCAAAGAATTTCGATGATACATCAGAATAA
- the rpoC1 gene encoding RNA polymerase beta, translated as MNQNFSSMIDRYKHQQLRIGLVSPQQISAWSTKILPNGEIVGEVTKPYTFHYKTNKPEKDGLFCERIFGPIKSGICACGNYRVIGDEKEDPNLCEQCGVEFVDSRIRRYQMGYIKLACPVTHVWYLKRLPSYIANLLDKPLKELEGLVYCDFSFARPIMKKPTFLRLRGLFEYEIESWKYSIPLFFTTQGFDTFRNREISTGAGAIREQLADLDLRIILDNSLVEWKELGEEGPTGNEWDDRKVGRRKDFLVRRMELAKHFLRTNIDPEWTVLCLLPVLPPELRPIIQIDGGKLMSSDINELYRRVIYRNNTLTDLLTTSRSTPGELVMCQEKLVQEAVDTLLDNGIRGQPMRDGHNKVYKSFSDVIEGKEGRFRETLLGKRVDYSGRSVIVVGPSLSLHQCGLPREIAIELFQTFIIRSLIRQHLASNIGVAKSKIREKEPIIWEILQEVMQGHPVLLNRAPTLHKLGIQAFEPVLVEGRAICLHPLVCKGFNADFDGDQMAVHVPLSLEAQAEARLLMFSHMNLLSPAIGDPISVPTQDMLIGLYVLTSGNRRGICVNRYNRWNRRNYQNKRGDNNNFNYTKEPLFSNSYDAIGAYRQKRINLDSPLWLRWRLDQRVISSREIPIEVHYESLGTYYEIYGHYLIVRSIKKEILFIYIRTTGGHISLYREIEEAIQGFSQACSYGT; from the exons ATGAATCAAAATTTTTCTTCTATGATCGATCGGTATAAACATCAACAACTACGAATTGGATTAGTTTCTCCTCAACAAATAAGCGCTTGGTCCACTAAAATCCTGCCTAATGGAGAGATAGTTGGAGAAGTGACAAAACCCTATACTTTTCATTACAAAACCAATAAACCGGAAAAAGATGGATTATTTTGTGAAAGAATTTTTGGGCCTATCAAAAGTGGAATTTGTGCTTGTGGAAATTATCGAGTAATCGGAGATGAAAAAGAAGACCCGAATCTTTGTGAACAATGCGGAGTCGAATTTGTTGATTCTCGGATACGAAGATACCAAATGGGCTACATCAAACTCGCATGCCCAGTAACTCATGTGTGGTATTTAAAACGTCTTCCTAGTTATATTGCGAATCTTTTAGATAAACCTCTTAAAGAATTAGAAGGCCTAGTCTATTGCGAT TTTTCTTTTGCTAGGCCCATAATGAAAAAACCCACTTTCTTGCGATTACGAGGTTTATTCGAATATGAAATCGAATCTTGGAAATACAGCATCCCGCTTTTTTTTACTACCCAAGGCTTCGATACATTTCGAAATCGAGAAATCTCTACTGGTGCAGGTGCTATTCGAGAACAATTAGCCGATCTAGATTTACGAATTATTCTAGATAATTCGTTGGTAGAATGGAAAGAATTAGGGGAAGAAGGACCCACAGGAAATGAATGGGACGATCGAAAGGTTGGAAGAAGAAAGGATTTTTTGGTTAGACGCATGGAATTAGCTAAGCATTTTCTTCGAACAAATATAGACCCAGAATGGACGGTTTTGTGTCTATTACCAGTTCTTCCTCCTGAGTTGAGACCGATCATTCAGATCGATGGGGGTAAATTAATGAGCTCGGATATTAATGAACTCTATAGAAGAGTTATCTATCGGAACAATACTCTTACCGATCTATTAACAACAAGTAGATCTACGCCAGGAGAATTAGTAATGTGTCAGGAGAAATTAGTACAAGAAGCCGTGGATACACTTCTTGATAATGGAATCCGGGGGCAACCAATGAGGGATGGTCATAATAAAGTTTACAAGTCATTTTCGGATGTAATTGAAGGCAAAGAGGGAAGATTTCGCGAGACTCTCCTTGGCAAACGGGTCGATTATTCAGGGCGTTCCGTCATTGTCGTAGGTCCTTCACTTTCATTACATCAATGCGGATTGCCGCGCGAAATAGCAATAGAGCTTTTCCAGACGTTTATAATTCGTAGTCTAATTAGACAACATCTTGCTTCGAACATAGGAGTTGCTAAAAGTAAAATTCGGGAAAAAGAACCGATTATATGGGAAATACTTCAGGAAGTTATGCAGGGGCATCCTGTATTGCTGAATAGAGCACCCACTCTGCATAAATTAGGCATACAAGCATTCGAGCCCGTTTTAGTGGAGGGACGTGCTATTTGTTTACATCCATTAGTTTGTAAGGGATTCAATGCAGATTTTGATGGGGATCAAATGGCTGTTCATGTACCTTTATCTTTGGAGGCTCAAGCGGAGGCCCGTTTACTTATGTTTTCTCATATGAACCTTTTGTCTCCCGCTATAGGAGATCCCATTTCCGTACCAACTCAAGATATGCTTATCGGACTTTATGTATTAACGAGCGGGAATCGTCGAGGGATTTGTGTAAATAGGTATAATCGATGGAATCGCAGAAACTATCAAAATAAAAGAGGTGACAATAATAACTTTAATTATACGAAAGAACCCCTCTTTTCTAATTCCTATGATGCAATTGGAGCTTATCGACAGAAACGAATCAATTTAGATAGTCCTTTGTGGCTCCGGTGGCGACTAGATCAACGCGTTATTTCTTCAAGAGAAATTCCCATCGAAGTTCACTATGAATCTTTAGGAACTTATTATGAGATTTATGGACACTATCTAATAGTACGAAGTATAAAAAAAGAAATTCTTTTTATATACATTCGAACCACTGGTGGTCATATTTCTCTTTATCGAGAAATCGAAGAAGCCATACAGGGATTTTCTCAGGCCTGTTCATATGGTACCTAA
- the rpoB gene encoding RNA polymerase beta subunit: MLGDGNQAMSTIPGFNQMQFEGFYRFIDQGLAEELYKFPKIEDTDHEIEFQLFVERYQLVEPLIKERNAVYESLTYSSELYVSAGLILKTSRDMQEQTILIGNIPLMNSLGTSIVNGIYRIVINQILQSPGIYYRSELDHNGISVYTGTIISDWGGRSELEIDKKARIWARVSRKQKISILVLSSAMGSNLREILDNVYYPEIFLSFLNDKERKKIGSKENAILEFYQQFACVGGDPVFYESLCKELQKKFFQQRCELGRIGRRNINQRLNLDISQNNTFLLPRDILAAADHLIGLKFGMGALDDMNHLKNKRIRSVADLLQDQFGLSLVRLENVVRGTICGAIRHKLIPTPQNLLTSTPLTTTYESFFGLHPLSQVLDRTNPLTQIVHGRKLSYLGPGGLTGRTASFRIRDIHPSHYGRICPIDTSEGINVGLIGSVAIHARMGHWGSLESPFYEISERSTGLRLLYLSPGKDEYYMLASGNSLALNRDIQEEQVVPARYRQEFLTIAWEQVHLRSIFPFQYFSIGASLIPFIEHNDANRALMSSNMQRQAVPLSRSEKCIVGTGLERQIALDSGALAIAQRGGKIIYIDIDKILFSGNVDILNIPLIMYERSNKNTYLHQKPQVRRGKCIKKGQILADGAATVGGELALGKNVLVAYMPWEGYNSEDAVLISERLVYEDIYTSFHIRKYEIQTHVTSQGPERITSEIPHLEARLLRNLDKNGIVMLGSWVETGDILVGKLTPQMVKESSYAPEDRLLRAILGIQVSTSKETCLKLPIGGRGRVIDVRWIQKRGGSSYNPETIRIYISQKREIKVGDKVAGRHGNKGIISKILPRQDMPYLQDGRPVDMVFNPLGVPSRMNVGQIFECSLGFAGGLLDRHYRIAPFDERYEQEASRKLVFSELYEASKQTANPWVFEPEYPGKSRILDGRTGNPFEQPVIIGKPYILKLIHQVDDKIHGRSSGHYALVTQQPLRGRAKQGGQRVGEMEVWALEGFGVAHILQEMLTYKSDHIRARQEVLGTTIIGGTIPNPEDAPESFRLLVRELRSLALELNHFLVSEKNFQMNRKEA, translated from the coding sequence ATGCTGGGGGATGGAAATCAGGCAATGTCTACAATACCTGGATTTAATCAGATGCAATTTGAAGGGTTTTATAGGTTCATTGATCAGGGTTTGGCAGAAGAACTTTATAAGTTTCCAAAAATTGAAGATACAGATCACGAAATAGAATTTCAATTATTTGTGGAACGATATCAATTGGTAGAACCGTTGATAAAGGAAAGAAATGCTGTGTATGAATCACTCACATATTCTTCTGAATTATATGTATCCGCAGGATTAATTTTGAAAACCAGTAGGGATATGCAAGAACAAACTATTTTGATTGGAAACATTCCTCTAATGAATTCCCTCGGAACTTCTATAGTAAATGGAATATATAGAATTGTGATCAATCAAATACTGCAAAGCCCTGGCATTTATTACCGGTCAGAATTGGACCATAACGGAATTTCGGTCTATACCGGCACCATAATATCAGATTGGGGAGGAAGATCAGAATTAGAGATTGATAAAAAAGCAAGAATATGGGCTCGCGTGAGTAGGAAACAAAAAATCTCTATTCTAGTTCTATCATCAGCTATGGGTTCGAATCTAAGAGAAATTCTAGACAATGTTTATTATCCTGAAATCTTTTTATCTTTTCTGAATGATAAGGAGAGAAAAAAAATTGGATCAAAAGAGAATGCCATTTTAGAGTTTTATCAACAATTTGCTTGTGTAGGTGGGGATCCGGTATTTTATGAATCCTTATGTAAGGAATTACAAAAGAAGTTCTTTCAACAAAGATGTGAATTGGGAAGGATTGGTCGACGAAATATAAACCAAAGACTGAACCTTGATATATCCCAGAACAATACATTTTTGTTACCACGAGACATATTGGCAGCCGCTGATCATTTGATTGGACTGAAGTTTGGAATGGGTGCACTTGACGATATGAATCATTTGAAAAATAAACGTATTCGTTCTGTAGCGGATCTTTTACAAGATCAATTCGGATTGTCTCTGGTTCGTTTAGAAAATGTGGTTCGCGGAACTATATGTGGAGCAATTCGGCATAAATTGATACCGACTCCTCAGAATTTGTTAACTTCAACTCCATTAACAACTACTTATGAATCTTTTTTTGGTTTACACCCCTTATCTCAAGTTTTAGATCGAACTAATCCATTGACACAAATAGTTCATGGGCGAAAATTGAGTTATTTAGGTCCTGGAGGACTAACAGGGCGAACTGCTAGTTTTCGGATACGAGATATCCACCCTAGTCACTATGGTCGTATTTGCCCAATTGACACATCTGAGGGAATCAATGTTGGACTTATTGGATCCGTAGCAATTCATGCGAGGATGGGTCATTGGGGATCTCTAGAAAGTCCGTTTTATGAAATTTCGGAGAGATCCACAGGGTTACGATTGCTTTATTTATCACCAGGTAAAGATGAATACTATATGTTAGCGTCAGGCAATTCTTTAGCGTTGAATCGGGATATTCAGGAAGAACAGGTGGTTCCAGCTCGATATCGTCAAGAATTCCTAACTATTGCATGGGAACAGGTTCATCTTCGAAGTATTTTTCCCTTCCAATATTTTTCTATTGGAGCTTCCCTTATTCCTTTTATTGAACATAATGATGCGAATAGGGCTTTAATGAGTTCTAATATGCAACGTCAGGCAGTTCCGCTTTCTCGGTCCGAGAAATGCATTGTTGGAACTGGGTTGGAACGACAAATAGCTCTAGATTCAGGGGCTCTTGCTATAGCACAACGTGGGGGAAAGATCATTTATATCGATATTGACAAGATCCTTTTCTCAGGGAATGTAGATATTCTAAACATTCCATTAATTATGTATGAACGTTCCAACAAGAATACTTATCTGCATCAAAAACCCCAGGTTCGCCGGGGTAAATGCATTAAAAAAGGACAAATTTTAGCAGATGGTGCTGCTACGGTTGGTGGCGAACTTGCTTTGGGGAAAAACGTATTAGTAGCTTATATGCCATGGGAAGGTTACAATTCTGAAGATGCAGTACTCATTAGTGAGCGTTTAGTATATGAAGATATTTATACTTCTTTTCACATACGGAAATATGAGATTCAGACTCATGTGACAAGTCAAGGCCCTGAAAGGATCACTAGCGAAATCCCGCATTTAGAAGCCCGTTTACTTCGCAATTTAGACAAAAATGGAATTGTGATGTTGGGATCTTGGGTAGAGACGGGTGATATTTTAGTAGGTAAATTAACGCCCCAAATGGTGAAAGAATCGTCGTATGCCCCCGAAGATAGATTGTTACGAGCCATACTTGGCATTCAGGTATCTACTTCAAAAGAAACTTGTTTAAAACTACCTATAGGTGGTAGGGGCCGGGTTATTGATGTGAGGTGGATCCAGAAAAGGGGAGGTTCTAGTTATAATCCAGAAACGATTCGTATATATATTTCACAGAAACGTGAAATCAAAGTAGGCGATAAAGTAGCTGGAAGACACGGAAATAAGGGCATCATTTCAAAGATTTTGCCTAGACAAGATATGCCTTATCTGCAAGATGGAAGACCTGTTGATATGGTCTTCAACCCATTAGGAGTACCTTCACGAATGAATGTAGGACAGATATTTGAATGTTCGCTGGGGTTCGCGGGGGGTCTACTAGACAGACATTATCGAATAGCACCTTTTGATGAGAGATATGAACAAGAAGCTTCGAGAAAACTAGTTTTTTCTGAATTATATGAAGCCAGTAAACAAACAGCAAATCCATGGGTATTTGAACCTGAGTATCCAGGAAAAAGTAGAATATTGGATGGAAGGACGGGGAATCCTTTTGAACAACCCGTTATAATAGGAAAGCCTTATATCTTGAAATTAATTCATCAAGTTGATGATAAAATCCATGGACGTTCCAGTGGACATTATGCGCTTGTTACACAACAACCCCTTAGGGGAAGGGCAAAACAGGGGGGACAACGAGTAGGTGAAATGGAGGTTTGGGCTCTAGAAGGATTTGGTGTTGCTCATATTTTACAAGAGATGCTTACTTATAAATCTGATCATATTAGAGCGCGTCAAGAAGTACTTGGTACTACGATCATTGGAGGAACAATACCGAATCCGGAAGATGCTCCAGAATCGTTTCGATTGCTTGTTCGAGAACTACGATCTTTAGCTCTGGAACTGAATCATTTCCTTGTATCTGAGAAAAACTTCCAGATGAATAGGAAGGAAGCTTAA
- the petN gene encoding cytochrome b6/f complex subunit VIII — protein MDIVSLAWAALMVIFTFSLSLVVWGRSGL, from the coding sequence ATGGATATAGTAAGTCTCGCTTGGGCTGCTTTAATGGTAATCTTTACATTTTCCCTTTCACTCGTAGTGTGGGGAAGAAGTGGGCTCTAG